The following coding sequences are from one Sandaracinaceae bacterium window:
- the ruvB gene encoding Holliday junction branch migration DNA helicase RuvB — MPPRPASPGREAEDDADREVDATPRAEERPYEITLRPSSFDDFVGQEKIKDNLRIMVEAARRRGDPVDHVLFCGPPGLGKTTLAMILAEERGVALHMASGPAIEHKGQLAALLTKLERNDVLFIDEIHRLSAVVEENLYTAVEDFRIDIVNGDGAYAQTLSLNLNPFTLVAATTRTGLLTNPMRTRFGYPARLDYYSAEELARIVRRSAGLLGLSVSHDASEEVARRSRGTPRIANRLLRRARDFAEVLSDGALDLATARESLERLDVDHAGLDEMDRKFLRVIIDHYDGGPVGIETLAAALSEPRDTLEDVYEPFLLQQGYLARTARGRVATRHAYEHLKKTMPTRRRGPGDAEPQGELF, encoded by the coding sequence ATGCCCCCACGCCCTGCCAGCCCCGGCCGCGAAGCCGAAGACGACGCCGATCGCGAGGTCGACGCCACCCCGCGCGCGGAGGAGCGCCCCTACGAGATCACGCTGCGCCCTTCGAGCTTCGACGACTTCGTGGGGCAGGAGAAGATCAAGGACAACCTGCGCATCATGGTGGAGGCGGCGCGCCGGCGCGGGGACCCCGTGGACCATGTCCTCTTCTGCGGACCGCCGGGTCTGGGCAAGACCACGCTGGCCATGATCCTGGCCGAGGAGCGCGGGGTGGCGCTGCACATGGCGTCGGGTCCGGCCATCGAGCACAAGGGGCAGCTCGCCGCGCTGCTCACCAAGCTCGAGCGCAACGACGTGCTGTTCATCGACGAGATCCACCGGCTGAGCGCCGTGGTGGAGGAGAACCTCTACACGGCCGTCGAGGACTTCCGCATCGACATCGTGAACGGGGACGGCGCCTACGCGCAGACCCTGTCGCTCAACCTGAACCCGTTCACGCTGGTGGCGGCCACCACGCGCACGGGCCTGCTCACCAACCCCATGCGCACGCGCTTCGGGTATCCCGCGCGGCTCGACTACTACAGCGCCGAGGAGCTGGCGCGCATCGTGCGGCGCAGCGCGGGGCTGCTGGGTCTGTCGGTCTCGCACGATGCCTCGGAAGAGGTGGCGCGGCGCTCTCGGGGCACGCCGCGCATCGCCAACCGGCTGCTGCGCCGGGCGCGTGACTTCGCCGAGGTGCTCTCGGACGGGGCGCTGGACCTCGCCACCGCGCGCGAGTCGCTCGAGCGGCTGGACGTGGACCACGCGGGTCTCGACGAGATGGACCGCAAGTTCCTGCGCGTGATCATCGACCACTACGATGGCGGCCCCGTGGGCATCGAGACGCTGGCTGCGGCCCTGAGCGAGCCGCGCGACACGCTCGAGGACGTGTACGAGCCGTTCCTGCTGCAGCAGGGCTACCTGGCGCGCACCGCCCGAGGCCGCGTGGCCACACGGCACGCCTACGAGCACCTGAAGAAGACGATGCCCACGCGGCGACGTGGCCCCGGCGACGCCGAGCCCCAGGGCGAGCTCTTCTGA
- a CDS encoding DUF481 domain-containing protein produces the protein MNLHTSHNARLAGVVTALLLGLTARPVSAQAVPEVTQHTEDVVAEIPAEVEDETTWNIAAGANISTGNTRARNFNAGTDFYVLRDIHALSFRTAFVFGQADVDGGGPGNYVINSRNLNSRLRYDIFLTDNDALFIAVAHRWDSFAGLQTRVQFQAGYLRNLIKNESTRVWLEAGYDFTFDNRQNSANQRVICSEADVANPLLPECTRVVRNFQDIHALRLFYGATHAFNENVTGATGVEFLVNLNELAGGEADRFDDIRLNWEASLNARLVENLAIEVKFRLQYDRVPAASEELDTNTLISLIYTLL, from the coding sequence ATGAACCTTCATACTTCCCACAACGCTCGCCTGGCCGGCGTAGTCACGGCCCTCCTCCTGGGCCTCACGGCCCGCCCCGTCTCGGCGCAGGCGGTGCCCGAGGTCACTCAGCACACCGAAGACGTGGTCGCGGAGATCCCTGCCGAGGTCGAAGACGAGACCACCTGGAACATCGCCGCCGGCGCCAACATCTCGACGGGTAACACCCGCGCTCGCAACTTCAACGCGGGCACCGACTTCTACGTGCTGCGCGACATCCACGCGCTCAGCTTCCGCACGGCCTTCGTGTTCGGCCAGGCCGACGTGGACGGCGGCGGGCCGGGCAACTACGTGATCAACTCGCGCAACCTCAACTCGCGCCTGCGCTACGACATCTTCCTCACGGACAACGACGCGCTCTTCATCGCCGTGGCGCATCGCTGGGACAGCTTCGCGGGTCTCCAGACGCGCGTGCAGTTCCAGGCTGGCTACCTGCGCAACCTGATCAAGAACGAGAGCACGCGGGTCTGGCTCGAGGCCGGCTACGACTTCACCTTCGACAACCGCCAGAACAGCGCCAACCAGCGCGTCATCTGCAGCGAGGCCGACGTCGCCAACCCGTTGCTCCCCGAGTGCACGCGCGTGGTCCGCAACTTCCAGGACATCCACGCTCTGCGCCTCTTCTACGGGGCCACCCACGCGTTCAACGAGAACGTGACCGGCGCCACCGGGGTCGAGTTCCTGGTGAACTTGAACGAGCTCGCCGGTGGCGAAGCCGACCGCTTCGACGACATCCGCCTCAACTGGGAAGCCAGCCTGAACGCGCGCCTGGTGGAAAATCTGGCCATCGAGGTGAAGTTCCGCCTGCAGTACGACCGCGTGCCGGCTGCCTCCGAGGAGCTCGACACCAACACGCTCATCAGCCTGATCTACACGTTGCTCTGA
- a CDS encoding mechanosensitive ion channel, translating to MDIEKLLEALEAAATQWGMKGIGVLLAVLAGWAVANSVSNRLRRALEARNFDLTLTRFFANLVRYSILVSVGVACLGVFGVQTISFAGLIAAAGLAIGLALQGTLTNFASGVMLLIFRPFKVGDHVKVAGVDGVVEAIDLFTCEFKSSDNRRLIVPNNAIFGATIDNVTHFPERRVDVSISSPYDADLDATRVALEKVAGLVPGVLVEPAPQVFLAGLGGSTVNWQLRLWCAREDYWDVYQATIREAKLQLEGTRIQTTAS from the coding sequence ATGGACATCGAGAAGCTGCTCGAGGCGCTGGAAGCCGCCGCCACCCAGTGGGGCATGAAGGGCATTGGCGTCCTGCTGGCCGTGCTGGCCGGCTGGGCGGTCGCCAACTCGGTGTCCAACCGGCTGCGGCGCGCGCTCGAGGCACGCAACTTCGACCTCACGCTCACGCGCTTCTTCGCCAACCTGGTGCGCTACAGCATCCTGGTCAGCGTCGGGGTGGCCTGCTTGGGTGTCTTCGGCGTGCAGACCATCAGCTTCGCCGGCCTCATCGCGGCGGCCGGTCTGGCCATCGGCCTCGCGCTGCAGGGCACGCTCACCAACTTCGCGTCGGGCGTCATGCTGCTCATCTTCCGGCCCTTCAAGGTGGGCGACCACGTGAAGGTGGCCGGCGTGGACGGCGTGGTGGAGGCCATCGACCTCTTCACCTGCGAGTTCAAGTCGTCCGACAACCGCCGGCTGATCGTCCCCAACAACGCCATCTTCGGCGCCACCATCGACAACGTCACGCACTTCCCCGAGCGGCGCGTGGACGTGAGCATCAGCAGCCCCTACGACGCCGACCTCGACGCCACGCGCGTGGCCCTCGAGAAGGTGGCCGGCTTGGTCCCCGGTGTGTTGGTGGAGCCCGCGCCGCAGGTGTTCCTGGCAGGCCTCGGGGGCAGCACGGTCAACTGGCAGCTGCGCCTCTGGTGCGCGCGCGAGGACTACTGGGACGTGTACCAAGCCACCATCCGTGAGGCCAAGCTGCAGCTGGAGGGCACCCGCATCCAGACCACCGCGAGCTAG
- a CDS encoding CotH kinase family protein, whose protein sequence is MLAPPTPGTHRFALALLTLGLTACAADRSDFTRATDPTDAAFDPDHVLQVDVELTDPDWAELRDQGRTLADLCSNESPYEYFTATVTVDGMRFENVEVRKKGFFGSLSSARPSLKLRFAEDLGPYGLERMTLNNDNQDPSHLRTCLTYRVMDAAGVPAPRCNHARVSVNGEDLGVFTHVDSMNKPFLRLYFEDEDGALFEGQLGDFTAPYLGGIQSKTEEQPDREFLADLQEALERSDEGDMLSGVSARVDVDAFLSFWSAEALVGQWDGYSNNRNNWFAYRDPINSKLYFMPWGPDAAFAPLRQNQGLGSINGPLRSVFTTGRLSARLFEVPSIRRRYEARMQHLLDTAWDEDALLAEVARVTALLGADVAPESVAQVQDYIRTARADIEAELEGGLPAQRAGLVDAPICLFAVANVSGTFDTTFDTLDLTAITEERATVTWSSDPPTVNLPQAFDAVAGVDPELMNATTIRVLGVRPSGQVLVLGFVIDPALFESGAIIPLGGLTNFAAVVELTFRPTGPLLRPLGLLTDGVLTLDEIEPVSGGRISGSFSGVFYEQR, encoded by the coding sequence ATGCTCGCTCCGCCCACCCCGGGCACCCACCGGTTCGCGCTCGCGCTGCTGACGCTCGGCCTTACGGCGTGCGCCGCCGACCGCAGCGACTTCACCCGCGCAACAGACCCCACCGACGCCGCCTTCGACCCCGACCACGTGCTGCAGGTGGACGTGGAGCTCACCGATCCGGACTGGGCCGAGCTGCGCGACCAGGGCCGCACGCTCGCAGACCTGTGCTCCAACGAGAGCCCCTACGAGTACTTCACGGCCACGGTCACGGTGGACGGCATGCGCTTCGAGAACGTGGAGGTCCGCAAGAAGGGCTTCTTCGGCTCGCTGAGCAGCGCGCGACCGTCGCTCAAGCTGCGCTTCGCCGAGGACCTCGGGCCCTATGGGCTCGAGCGCATGACGCTCAACAACGACAACCAGGACCCGAGCCACCTGCGCACGTGCCTGACCTACCGCGTGATGGACGCAGCCGGGGTGCCCGCGCCGCGCTGCAACCACGCGCGGGTGAGCGTGAACGGCGAAGACCTGGGCGTGTTCACGCACGTGGACAGCATGAACAAGCCCTTCCTGCGGCTGTACTTCGAGGACGAAGACGGCGCGCTCTTCGAGGGCCAGCTGGGCGACTTCACGGCGCCGTACCTGGGCGGGATACAGAGCAAGACCGAGGAGCAGCCGGACCGGGAGTTCCTGGCGGACCTGCAAGAGGCGCTCGAGCGCTCCGACGAGGGCGACATGCTCAGCGGCGTCAGCGCGCGCGTGGACGTGGACGCGTTCCTGTCGTTCTGGTCGGCCGAGGCGCTGGTGGGCCAGTGGGACGGCTACAGCAACAACCGCAACAACTGGTTTGCCTACCGCGACCCGATCAACAGCAAGCTCTACTTCATGCCGTGGGGCCCCGACGCGGCCTTCGCGCCGCTGCGCCAGAACCAGGGTCTCGGGTCCATCAACGGTCCGCTGCGCTCGGTGTTCACCACGGGGCGGCTGAGCGCGCGCCTCTTCGAGGTGCCCAGCATCCGGCGGCGCTACGAAGCCCGCATGCAGCACCTGCTGGACACGGCGTGGGACGAAGACGCGCTGCTGGCCGAGGTGGCGCGCGTCACGGCGCTGCTGGGCGCCGACGTGGCCCCCGAGTCGGTGGCCCAGGTGCAGGACTACATCCGCACTGCGCGGGCGGACATCGAGGCCGAGCTCGAAGGCGGACTCCCCGCGCAGCGTGCTGGCCTCGTGGACGCGCCCATCTGCCTGTTCGCCGTGGCCAACGTGAGCGGCACCTTCGACACCACCTTCGACACGCTGGACCTCACCGCCATCACCGAGGAGCGCGCCACCGTCACGTGGTCGAGCGACCCGCCCACCGTGAACCTCCCGCAGGCCTTCGACGCCGTGGCCGGCGTGGACCCCGAGCTGATGAACGCCACCACCATCCGCGTGCTGGGCGTTCGACCTTCGGGCCAGGTGCTGGTGCTGGGCTTCGTCATCGACCCGGCGCTCTTCGAGAGCGGCGCCATCATCCCGCTGGGCGGCCTCACCAACTTCGCCGCCGTGGTGGAGCTGACCTTCCGCCCCACGGGCCCGCTGCTGCGCCCGCTGGGCCTGCTGACCGATGGCGTGCTGACGCTGGACGAGATCGAGCCCGTGTCCGGGGGCCGCATCTCGGGCAGCTTCAGCGGGGTGTTCTACGAGCAGCGCTGA